A genomic region of Papaver somniferum cultivar HN1 chromosome 7, ASM357369v1, whole genome shotgun sequence contains the following coding sequences:
- the LOC113296081 gene encoding GDSL esterase/lipase At4g16230-like, with the protein MGLCTYFHVLLHIAIFASLWRRSCFALETFPATFIFGDSLVDAGNNNHIATIAKANYAPNGIDFPGGAKCTGRFSNGRTVVDIVGEELGLSAYIPPYLAPTTVGDVVLRGVNYASGGSGILNETGAIFGGRINLDAQIDNFANTRKYIISTVNASSKTLLGEALFFVVIGSNDFIANYFTPIPLIPLRKVTPEVFVDSMISRLRLQLTRLYGMDARKIVVANVGPVGCIPFERATNHQVTTSGSCKESMNNATILFNTKLKSLVMELNSNLVASKFVYADVYNIFSHLVDNYQSYGFENYTTSCCQILPGPLLQGLLPCSPTSIVCRNRSKYVFWDEAHPTEATNVVIAKRFLDGDSMDMYPMNIRQLYYA; encoded by the exons ATGGGTTTATGTACATATTTCCATGTTCTACTTCATATTGCAATTTTTGCCTCATTATGGCGAAGGTCTTGTTTCGCCTTGGAGACATTTCCAGCTACTTTTATTTTTGGAGATTCTTTGGTTGATGCTGGTAACAACAACCACATTGCAACTATTGCCAAAGCAAATTACGCTCCCAATGGGATTGATTTTCCTGGTGGCGCTAAATGTACTGGACGTTTTTCCAACGGAAGAACCGTAGTCGATATCGTAG GGGAAGAGTTGGGTTTGAGTGCTTATATTCCTCCTTACTTGGCTCCTACAACAGTTGGAGATGTCGTCCTTCGTGGAGTCAATTATGCATCTGGTGGTTCTGGAATTCTTAATGAGACGGGAGCTATCTTC GGTGGTCGAATCAACTTGGATGCACAAATCGATAACTTCGCGAATACAAGGAAATACATTATCTCAACTGTCAACGCTTCATCCAAAACATTACTTGGGGAAGCTCTTTTCTTTGTTGTAATTGGTTCTAATGATTTCATTGCCAACTACTTCACTCCGATTCCCTTAATACCTCTGCGAAAGGTTACTCCAGAAGTGTTTGTTGATTCAATGATATCGAGACTCAGACTTCAATTAACC AGATTGTATGGAATGGATGCAAGAAAGATTGTTGTTGCGAATGTTGGACCAGTTGGTTGCATTCCATTTGAAAGAGCTACAAATCACCAAGTTACAACAAGTGGTTCTTGCAAGGAATCCATGAACAATGCAACAATATTGTTCAACACGAAATTGAAAAGCCTTGTCATGGAGTTGAATTCAAATCTTGTTGCATCCAAATTTGTTTATGCAGATGTCTACAACATCTTTTCTCATCTTGTTGACAACTATCAATCTTACG GTTTTGAGAACTATACAACATCATGTTGCCAAATACTTCCTGGCCCGCTGCTTCAAGGTTTGTTACCATGCAGTCCAACATCAATAGTATGTAGGAACCGATCCAAGTATGTATTCTGGGATGAGGCTCATCCGACTGAAGCTACTAACGTCGTTATTGCAAAAAGGTTTCTCGATGGTGATTCTATGGACATGTATCCAATGAATATTCGCCAACTCTATTACGCATGA
- the LOC113296082 gene encoding factor of DNA methylation 1-like: MNSKLLQTEKDMRSFSPLWNPYRDTPSTDMINLLTQRVEDAKQAALKILGKSPYGSKRMRLTEETERFKEDNVKRPRTDFEEGIEASSTTEELKLQVQAYRDKIEELSKKLEEKEGETESLQDLNHTLIVKERKSNDELQEARKELINQLKGTGNSHASVRYKRMGELDSKPFQEACKKKYSGREERDVKALELCSLWEGHIKDSNWFPFVNVEIGNNNYKEIIDDKDDKLNKLRNDLGDDVFKAVTTALTEMNEYNASGRYIVAELWNFKEERRATLKEGIQRLSKYKRMKK; the protein is encoded by the coding sequence ATGAATTCCAAGCTCTTGCAAACAGAGAAAGATATGCGTTCTTTCTCACCATTGTGGAATCCATATAGAGATACTCCTTCGACTGATATGATAAATCTTCTGACGCAGCGAGTGGAAGATGCGAAACAGGCTGCGTTAAAAATTTTAGGTAAATCACCGTATGGAAGTAAAAGAATGAGACTAACTGAAGAGACAGAGAGATTTAAAGAGGATAACGTCAAGAGACCGAGAACTGATTTTGAAGAAGGGATAGAAGCCAGCAGTACTACTGAGGAACTGAAATTACAAGTTCAGGCATATAGAGATAAGATAGAAGAATTGAGTAAGAAGTTGGAAGAGAAGGAAGGAGAAACGGAAAGTCTTCAAGATCTTAATCATACTCTCATTGTGAAAGAACGCAAAAGCAACGATGAGTTGCAGGAAGCTCGCAAAGAACTGATCAACCAATTGAAGGGAACAGGTAATAGTCATGCTAGCGTCCGCTATAAAAGAATGGGGGAACTTGATTCTAAGCCTTTCCAGGAAGCATGCAAGAAGAAATATAGCGGCCGTGAAGAAAGAGATGTGAAAGCCTTGGAGCTCTGCAGCTTATGGGAAGGTCACATTAAAGACTCGAATTGGTTTCCATTCGTAAATGTCGAGATTGGGAATAATAACTATAAGGAGATAATTGATGACAAGGATGACAAGCTGAATAAACTGCGGAACGACTTGGGTGATGACGTATTTAAAGCTGTAACAACTGCCTTAACAGAGATGAACGAATATAATGCAAGTGGGAGGTACATAGTCGCAGAACTGTGGAACTTCAAAGAGGAAAGAAGGGCAACATTAAAAGAGGGAATTCAAAGATTAAGCAAATATAAGCGAATGAAGAAGTGA